From Bacteroidota bacterium, one genomic window encodes:
- a CDS encoding NERD domain-containing protein → MKWKFFKRYAPQKLYSTYHITNSGELKTSQILELELSYHPGHWQLIHSFLRGKSRKDSAGECDFILIGEKGILVLEVKGSQWKLQDHRFSQKREKSGSIRNRPLFRCERTSRH, encoded by the coding sequence TTGAAATGGAAGTTTTTCAAACGTTATGCCCCTCAAAAACTCTACTCCACCTACCACATCACCAACTCCGGTGAACTGAAAACCAGCCAGATCTTGGAGTTGGAATTGTCGTACCATCCCGGGCATTGGCAGTTGATCCATTCTTTTTTGAGAGGGAAATCGCGGAAGGATTCAGCTGGGGAATGTGATTTTATTTTAATTGGGGAGAAGGGCATTCTTGTATTGGAAGTGAAAGGCAGCCAATGGAAACTGCAGGATCACAGGTTCAGTCAAAAAAGGGAGAAGAGTGGATCAATAAGGAATCGCCCTTTGTTCAGGTGCGAGAGAACAAGTCGGCACTGA
- a CDS encoding ATP-binding protein — translation MRENKSALIDILHKNGIKDVLVANAVVFPECTFPLQDPPDPFWHLGKAEEVSLSLFLEEVLEEQFALQTVTNGLRLNVLSRDRMEQISKLLCPQVMPNEVLAHLLLSQDEAKRRASDNLRILDGLNENKRILIQGPPGSGKSSYALAMAARKSAEGYKKILYLCWNELLAAYNSYKLQGARYHRCRSLAFLPVCLLPYGRGRFESAGPAV, via the coding sequence GTGCGAGAGAACAAGTCGGCACTGATTGATATTCTCCATAAGAATGGAATCAAGGATGTCCTGGTGGCCAATGCTGTTGTTTTTCCGGAATGTACTTTCCCTTTGCAGGATCCACCTGATCCTTTCTGGCACCTTGGAAAGGCAGAGGAAGTTTCCCTCTCGCTTTTTTTGGAAGAAGTATTGGAAGAACAATTTGCTCTACAGACGGTGACAAATGGCCTGAGGTTAAATGTCCTCAGCCGCGACAGGATGGAGCAGATCTCAAAGCTGCTCTGCCCGCAGGTTATGCCCAATGAGGTTTTGGCTCATCTGTTGCTCTCCCAGGATGAGGCCAAACGCAGAGCTTCCGATAACCTCAGAATTTTGGATGGCCTGAATGAAAACAAACGCATTCTGATCCAGGGTCCTCCGGGAAGTGGAAAATCGAGTTATGCACTCGCTATGGCGGCCCGGAAGTCGGCAGAAGGCTATAAGAAGATACTTTATCTCTGCTGGAACGAATTGCTTGCAGCCTATAATAGTTACAAACTGCAGGGAGCTAGGTATCACAGGTGCAGAAGCCTGGCCTTTTTACCGGTATGTCTGTTACCTTATGGAAGAGGCCGGTTTGAATCCGCAGGACCTGCCGTTTGA
- a CDS encoding T9SS type A sorting domain-containing protein, whose protein sequence is MKIPYKTFIVILLTFYYSIGTVLAQCSPIIGINPPSLQNGYLILSGFGVNSTAFAEFWGEVNPDNTQWAALQNTIVPNPCTGWIFAYQIDIRTLNFGQVIQFRVKMFDSTLYSSDKVTYRVIHKRHHDTIDRIISGNNPNFNSYQYERPIIINSTSNSNEATNLDISQLTSSEFPSLIDIGEYDLERISNSDSQIILENIEVTVHEPSILISNHENYVIGAALYTMDGREVLNSKNEIFGNSYINLNIENLPAGIYILNINSSTGGMKSQKVMIH, encoded by the coding sequence ATGAAAATACCTTACAAGACATTTATAGTTATTCTTTTAACATTTTATTATTCCATTGGAACAGTTCTCGCCCAATGTAGCCCCATCATCGGCATCAATCCTCCAAGCCTCCAAAATGGTTACCTGATTCTTTCGGGTTTCGGCGTTAATTCGACTGCGTTTGCTGAATTTTGGGGAGAAGTGAATCCGGATAACACACAATGGGCGGCATTACAAAATACTATTGTGCCAAATCCCTGCACCGGCTGGATATTTGCTTATCAAATTGACATTAGAACATTAAATTTTGGCCAGGTTATCCAGTTCCGCGTCAAAATGTTCGATTCAACACTGTACTCAAGCGACAAAGTCACCTATCGTGTAATACACAAGCGACATCACGATACAATTGATAGAATTATTTCCGGTAACAATCCTAACTTCAATTCATACCAATACGAAAGACCGATCATTATCAATAGCACATCGAATTCAAATGAAGCGACCAATCTCGATATAAGTCAACTAACATCATCCGAATTCCCTTCTCTAATTGATATCGGAGAATATGACCTGGAAAGAATTTCAAATAGTGATTCTCAGATCATCCTTGAAAATATTGAGGTTACTGTTCATGAACCCTCAATTCTAATTTCAAATCATGAAAATTACGTCATAGGTGCGGCACTCTATACAATGGATGGCAGAGAGGTCCTCAATTCCAAAAATGAAATTTTTGGAAACTCATACATAAATCTTAATATAGAAAACCTACCTGCCGGAATTTATATTCTCAATATAAATAGCTCAACAGGTGGCATGAAGAGTCAAAAGGTGATGATTCATTAA
- a CDS encoding sigma-70 family RNA polymerase sigma factor, whose product MKNKNPESFTEFYKLYHKPVYDRMMRYFRNNVEQAEDATQEAMLRVYEKVPVSAYAHLRFRALVFTIVKNIAMDIFRKNKNKRTEEFDDNMAVTNPSDDYSCGDDEVGTSDSSACILPEDAGFDAEIIKKMKAYLSEKDRTLFEMRYWKGMSYAEIAAALDRTTAWVGNELKHAQERFRKLLLSKGYERGDFI is encoded by the coding sequence ATGAAAAACAAAAATCCGGAGTCGTTTACTGAATTTTACAAGTTGTACCACAAACCTGTCTATGACAGGATGATGCGCTATTTTCGTAATAATGTGGAACAAGCCGAAGATGCCACGCAGGAGGCGATGCTTCGCGTGTATGAAAAAGTACCCGTAAGCGCCTATGCTCATCTGCGATTCAGGGCCCTGGTGTTCACCATCGTGAAAAATATTGCGATGGATATCTTTCGTAAAAACAAAAACAAAAGAACGGAAGAATTTGATGACAACATGGCCGTAACGAATCCTTCGGATGACTATTCCTGCGGTGACGATGAAGTCGGGACAAGCGATTCTTCAGCCTGTATTTTACCCGAAGATGCCGGCTTTGACGCCGAGATCATTAAAAAAATGAAGGCCTATCTTTCGGAGAAGGACCGAACTCTTTTTGAGATGAGGTATTGGAAGGGGATGTCGTATGCGGAAATTGCCGCAGCCTTGGATCGTACAACTGCCTGGGTCGGAAATGAATTGAAGCATGCGCAAGAGCGATTTCGCAAACTCCTTTTGAGCAAGGGGTATGAACGCGGCGATTTCATCTAA
- a CDS encoding DUF45 domain-containing protein yields the protein MHVHPNTSKARREELMRERYRAELKKLLTGIIVKWEKKMELRLDDWQVRQMKTKWGSCNPKKKRILLNLELAKKPVHCIEYIVVHELVHLLERTHNEHFVALMDRYLPNWKRLRDELNKLPVSHVEWGY from the coding sequence ATGCACGTCCATCCCAATACCTCCAAAGCCCGGCGTGAAGAGTTGATGCGGGAAAGGTACCGCGCTGAACTAAAAAAACTGCTGACAGGTATCATTGTAAAATGGGAAAAGAAAATGGAACTTCGCCTGGACGACTGGCAAGTGCGGCAGATGAAAACCAAGTGGGGTTCCTGCAATCCGAAAAAGAAACGCATACTCCTGAATTTAGAGCTTGCCAAGAAACCTGTTCACTGCATCGAATACATTGTCGTGCATGAGCTGGTACATCTTCTTGAGCGCACACACAATGAACACTTCGTAGCTTTGATGGACCGTTATCTTCCCAATTGGAAGCGGTTACGCGATGAGTTGAATAAGCTGCCGGTGAGTCATGTGGAGTGGGGGTATTAG
- a CDS encoding sigma-70 family RNA polymerase sigma factor: MINKIENIGSGVFAGEIFAVLFMSKGKDFLNIHRRFSTVKEEAEDAISDFLLAFSIKVSEGRICPSDYDGYIYKAFRNFCIDRYRKNKRNIPVDFSTAWNYADEDGNESQFTCTLQAGADPSDLLHNRMVMDLMRQCIMKLRPRDRKVLLMRHMKDMKNPEIAKAIGLSTAATANVMKRAIASLRAIFKSRNIEPW, from the coding sequence ATGATCAACAAAATAGAAAATATCGGTTCCGGTGTCTTTGCCGGGGAGATTTTTGCTGTCCTCTTCATGTCGAAAGGAAAAGACTTTTTAAACATACATCGCCGGTTCAGCACGGTGAAGGAGGAAGCGGAAGATGCCATTTCGGATTTTCTTCTTGCTTTTTCCATCAAGGTCAGCGAAGGACGCATCTGCCCTTCGGATTACGATGGCTATATATATAAAGCGTTCAGAAATTTCTGCATTGACCGCTACAGGAAAAACAAAAGGAATATTCCCGTTGATTTTTCTACCGCATGGAATTATGCGGATGAGGATGGAAACGAGAGCCAATTCACCTGCACACTTCAAGCCGGTGCGGATCCGTCAGACCTCCTCCACAATCGGATGGTGATGGATCTAATGCGTCAATGCATTATGAAATTAAGGCCCAGGGATCGTAAGGTCCTTCTCATGCGCCATATGAAGGATATGAAAAATCCGGAGATCGCGAAGGCCATCGGGCTTTCCACCGCCGCAACGGCGAATGTGATGAAACGCGCGATTGCATCCTTGCGCGCTATTTTCAAGTCTAGGAACATCGAGCCCTGGTGA
- a CDS encoding type I restriction endonuclease subunit R encodes MSKQQRKDWERIFEDHFCHQLDTKWGYRIFRDSEITVDKVNCIHWDRLEQFWEDTQRAKLQSIKSELSYEWKKELGKKISEELESKPLFQLLKDGLKVNSQHHLDLLYFKPERTDNTEQTAQYKKNIFSVIRQYHFTSAANARQQEDDRQSIDIVICLNGFAIITVELKHTLAGQNVNDAVIQYCNRDIDRAIYHRAFVHIASDDEKAKIATTFSKPPTKVDFREFNTGLLNEKIKGDDYAVQYLYNEILIPDSVLNFIERYLYGNTQNWIFPRYHQQRCVKRIYDDITEHYTKKKSLNLRYLIQHSAGSGKSNTIVWLVQNLRNLHIKNQKLFDHIIILTHRINLDDQISKDFIKAIGQTGVVGYCKTSNDVRLALGERLENYRNPEIPVNSPVIVTILHKFTFLKDLADQSGKKICFIIDEAHTNQEGKLHEKMVDVFDEATGLTTQQKVEEESDEQEELIEEISRKEFPNLCFIALTATPSDKTIQHFGREGRPFDVYSMDEAIGEGYIMDVAKSIITYETLYELNYKLPDDHKQHEYPTLQVYRALKLKAFEDDEVIKEKCKIIVSIFKDKTADKIEGKAKSMIVTSSRLSAVKYKLFLDEELQRRGFKWKTLVAFSGQTNYNSKLYSETEMNRPNNPQSVKIEDCFEKGDDIRFLIVANKFQVGFSEKMLHTMFVDKALQDRNAVQTISRLNRIYPGKKFDTLTVDFTNSYDKIIKAFRKYQHNVESHKEANPDDLYKIKDELLKRGIFTLEDVENCVRLFNSENANDIAPLSALLTQVKGILEAKCDMEKRRELRTLLARYVSLFGFIRALFRLRFKDKILIDFHIFASLLFKKLDPTMSVEDLEAEIAKVKLKTFDIEKITEGVQDPDGGDDDDEGDGEGGNGGGSQTGGNVTNVRPMATVEEVVIAINLRFKERVSPEGVSVVENYLQTLQKVDDKQVAALRATIKNNLTQDERQVYDLVIKGIMNKLYTDYIINHSPQNYKELTQGNVQEFINRSAYKMLREMIRTTL; translated from the coding sequence ATGTCGAAGCAACAGCGTAAAGATTGGGAACGCATTTTTGAAGACCATTTTTGTCATCAGTTAGATACAAAATGGGGCTACCGCATATTCCGTGATAGTGAAATTACGGTTGATAAGGTAAACTGTATTCATTGGGATAGGCTTGAACAGTTTTGGGAAGATACCCAACGTGCAAAATTGCAATCCATAAAATCGGAACTCAGTTACGAATGGAAAAAGGAATTAGGTAAAAAAATAAGCGAAGAGCTGGAGAGCAAACCACTGTTTCAACTATTGAAAGATGGTTTGAAAGTAAACAGTCAACACCATTTAGATTTATTGTATTTCAAACCCGAAAGAACCGACAATACAGAACAGACAGCCCAATACAAAAAAAATATTTTCAGCGTAATTCGTCAGTATCATTTTACCAGTGCCGCCAATGCAAGGCAACAGGAAGATGACCGCCAAAGCATTGATATTGTTATTTGTTTGAATGGCTTCGCCATTATTACTGTAGAACTCAAACACACCCTTGCAGGGCAAAATGTAAACGATGCCGTAATACAATATTGCAATCGAGATATTGACAGAGCCATTTATCACAGAGCTTTTGTACATATAGCATCCGATGACGAAAAGGCGAAAATTGCCACCACATTCAGCAAGCCACCTACTAAAGTCGATTTCAGAGAATTCAATACAGGCTTGCTCAATGAAAAAATAAAAGGCGATGATTATGCCGTTCAATACTTGTACAATGAAATTTTGATACCTGATAGCGTGTTGAATTTTATTGAACGCTACTTATACGGCAATACACAAAACTGGATTTTCCCACGTTACCACCAACAACGTTGTGTAAAACGCATTTATGATGACATTACAGAACATTACACCAAAAAGAAATCGCTGAACCTTCGCTATCTCATTCAGCACAGTGCAGGAAGCGGAAAAAGCAATACCATTGTTTGGTTGGTGCAAAACCTACGAAACTTGCACATCAAAAATCAAAAGTTATTCGACCATATCATTATCCTTACACACCGCATTAATCTTGACGACCAGATAAGCAAAGATTTTATCAAAGCCATTGGGCAAACAGGCGTTGTTGGGTATTGCAAAACCAGTAATGATGTTCGTTTGGCATTGGGAGAACGATTAGAAAATTATCGCAATCCTGAAATTCCAGTTAATTCGCCAGTAATCGTTACCATTCTGCACAAATTTACTTTCTTAAAAGATTTGGCAGACCAATCGGGCAAAAAGATTTGTTTCATTATTGACGAAGCACACACCAATCAGGAAGGCAAATTGCACGAAAAAATGGTGGATGTATTTGATGAAGCCACAGGATTAACTACACAACAAAAAGTAGAAGAAGAATCAGACGAGCAAGAGGAATTGATTGAAGAAATTTCGAGAAAGGAATTTCCGAACCTTTGCTTTATTGCATTAACAGCCACACCAAGCGACAAAACCATTCAGCATTTTGGTAGAGAAGGTCGTCCGTTTGATGTTTACAGTATGGATGAAGCCATTGGCGAAGGCTACATTATGGACGTTGCAAAAAGCATCATCACCTACGAAACACTTTACGAACTCAATTACAAACTGCCTGACGACCACAAGCAACACGAGTACCCAACTTTGCAGGTTTACCGAGCATTGAAGCTAAAAGCATTTGAAGATGATGAAGTAATAAAAGAAAAATGCAAAATAATTGTTTCCATATTCAAAGATAAAACAGCCGATAAAATTGAAGGAAAGGCAAAATCAATGATTGTTACTTCAAGCCGATTGAGTGCCGTTAAATACAAACTGTTTTTGGATGAAGAACTTCAAAGACGTGGTTTTAAATGGAAAACATTGGTAGCCTTTTCAGGACAAACCAATTACAACAGTAAATTATATTCCGAAACAGAAATGAACCGACCAAACAATCCGCAGTCTGTAAAGATTGAAGATTGTTTTGAGAAAGGCGATGACATTCGTTTTTTGATTGTAGCCAATAAATTTCAAGTTGGCTTCAGCGAAAAAATGCTGCATACAATGTTTGTAGATAAAGCACTACAAGACCGAAACGCAGTGCAAACCATTAGCCGCTTGAACCGAATTTATCCAGGCAAAAAGTTCGACACATTAACAGTTGACTTTACCAATTCGTATGATAAAATCATTAAGGCATTCCGCAAGTATCAGCACAATGTAGAAAGCCATAAAGAAGCAAACCCTGACGACCTTTACAAAATTAAAGACGAACTATTGAAGCGGGGAATATTTACGCTTGAAGATGTTGAAAATTGTGTCCGTTTGTTCAATAGCGAAAATGCTAACGACATTGCACCGCTTTCAGCCTTGCTAACTCAGGTTAAAGGCATATTAGAAGCCAAATGCGATATGGAAAAACGCAGGGAATTAAGAACCTTGCTGGCTCGTTATGTTAGTTTGTTTGGTTTTATCCGTGCTTTGTTCCGTTTGCGTTTCAAAGACAAAATTCTGATTGACTTTCACATTTTCGCTTCGCTACTTTTCAAAAAACTCGATCCAACAATGAGTGTCGAAGATTTAGAAGCGGAAATTGCCAAAGTGAAACTCAAAACTTTCGACATTGAAAAAATTACCGAAGGAGTTCAAGATCCCGATGGCGGAGACGATGACGATGAAGGTGATGGTGAAGGAGGCAATGGTGGTGGCAGCCAAACGGGTGGAAACGTAACCAATGTTAGACCAATGGCAACAGTTGAAGAAGTTGTAATTGCTATTAATTTACGTTTCAAAGAAAGAGTTTCACCCGAAGGAGTTTCCGTAGTAGAAAATTATTTGCAGACCTTACAGAAAGTAGATGATAAACAAGTTGCAGCCTTGAGAGCAACCATTAAAAACAACTTAACACAGGACGAACGCCAAGTTTATGATTTGGTTATTAAGGGCATAATGAACAAACTTTATACTGACTATATCATAAATCATTCACCACAGAATTATAAGGAATTAACTCAGGGTAATGTGCAAGAATTTATAAATCGTTCAGCCTATAAGATGTTAAGAGAAATGATTAGAACAACATTATAA
- a CDS encoding transposase, whose amino-acid sequence MGHAYRIHKQDAAYFVTFTVVDWIDVFTRPEYKYFLCESLNYCIRKKSLKIFSYVMMTNHIHLLCRAEEGNLSDIVRDFKKYTTGKLISMILTGRESRREFLLEKFSHHGQQNKLNTKYQIWQNGVMLKKFLSRNLH is encoded by the coding sequence ATGGGACATGCGTATAGAATCCACAAACAGGATGCAGCGTATTTTGTAACATTCACTGTGGTTGACTGGATTGATGTTTTCACAAGGCCGGAATACAAATATTTTCTTTGCGAAAGTTTAAACTATTGCATTCGGAAGAAATCACTGAAAATATTTTCCTATGTGATGATGACAAATCACATTCATTTATTGTGCCGGGCTGAAGAAGGGAATCTGAGCGACATCGTTCGCGATTTTAAAAAATATACAACCGGAAAACTTATTTCAATGATCCTTACCGGAAGAGAAAGCAGGCGCGAATTCTTACTCGAAAAATTTAGTCATCATGGCCAACAAAATAAATTAAATACCAAATATCAAATTTGGCAAAACGGAGTCATGCTGAAGAAGTTTTTGAGCCGAAATTTACATTGA
- a CDS encoding NERD domain-containing protein, producing MPLKKLYSTYHITNSGELKTSQILELELSYHPGHLQLIHSFLRGKSRKDSAGECDFILVGEKGFVVLEVKGSRWQLQYNQFKQKKGEGWISKE from the coding sequence ATGCCCCTCAAAAAACTCTACTCCACCTACCACATCACCAATTCCGGTGAACTGAAAACCAGCCAGATCCTGGAGCTGGAACTGTCCTACCACCCCGGGCATTTGCAATTGATTCATTCGTTTTTGAGAGGGAAGTCGAGGAAGGATTCGGCGGGGGAATGTGATTTTATTTTGGTGGGCGAGAAGGGATTTGTTGTTTTGGAAGTCAAGGGAAGTCGGTGGCAACTGCAGTACAACCAGTTCAAGCAGAAGAAAGGAGAGGGTTGGATAAGCAAAGAATAG
- a CDS encoding restriction endonuclease, with the protein MKQAFIIRCAPSGVNRITELLDTDQIVIGWSLTKNELFNKTLQREDFKKILISHYHDYKDDPYSLGQATGYLWRFIREMEIGDFALVPVSGAFYLAEIMSDVICIKDKVKEDTAIRRNVRWLNDQNPISREYCEAGLISRLKYQGTCVSATDLLVSIENALKCDKEKKAPNFQQQLNENLKKQVKEFLISPQSALSPDKFENLIMKLLKGLGAVTEKPSRKRYPGSIADVDVIASFVQLGLQIYVQAKNHYKISDEHAVKQVIEAIQFDNRDNSKGIFGWAVTSGVFSDKALALANENGIRCIDGDELSEMILSIGLDKFREDV; encoded by the coding sequence ATGAAACAGGCTTTTATAATCAGGTGTGCTCCGAGTGGAGTTAATCGCATTACTGAACTACTTGATACGGATCAGATAGTAATTGGGTGGTCTCTAACGAAAAATGAATTGTTTAATAAAACACTTCAAAGAGAAGATTTTAAAAAGATATTAATAAGTCATTATCATGATTATAAAGATGATCCATATTCACTTGGGCAAGCTACCGGTTACCTTTGGCGTTTTATTAGGGAAATGGAAATCGGAGATTTTGCATTAGTTCCTGTCTCAGGGGCATTTTACCTTGCGGAAATCATGAGTGATGTGATTTGTATTAAAGATAAAGTAAAAGAAGATACTGCAATCAGAAGAAATGTACGCTGGCTTAATGACCAAAATCCTATTAGCCGTGAATATTGTGAAGCCGGTTTGATTTCTCGGCTTAAGTACCAGGGCACATGTGTAAGCGCAACGGATTTATTAGTTAGCATTGAAAATGCTTTGAAGTGCGATAAGGAGAAGAAGGCACCTAATTTCCAACAACAACTTAATGAAAATCTAAAGAAACAGGTGAAAGAGTTTTTAATTTCTCCTCAATCAGCACTTTCGCCCGATAAGTTTGAAAATTTGATCATGAAATTGTTGAAAGGTTTAGGAGCTGTAACGGAAAAGCCGTCAAGGAAAAGATATCCAGGTTCAATTGCAGATGTTGATGTAATTGCTAGTTTTGTTCAACTGGGTTTACAAATCTATGTCCAGGCAAAAAATCATTATAAAATAAGCGATGAACATGCCGTAAAGCAAGTGATTGAAGCAATTCAATTTGACAATCGGGATAATTCAAAAGGAATATTTGGATGGGCGGTGACATCCGGTGTATTTTCAGATAAAGCTTTGGCATTAGCAAATGAAAATGGCATCAGATGTATTGATGGAGATGAATTATCTGAAATGATATTGTCCATTGGACTGGATAAATTCAGAGAAGATGTTTGA
- a CDS encoding Fic family protein, with amino-acid sequence MSFDATYPFPLPELPPKLDSGQKTLVKWLLKARTELGELKGYSHALPNPGLLLSPSILRESVASSGIENINTTVEKVLEQQLFPESEQRIENKEVLRYRDAVLYGFTGMRKLPIGNRLILGIHKELLAENSHGYRKTQNRIENSSTGKVLYTPPSSGEISKLIANWESYIHNQSDETDPLIKCAISHYQFEAIHPFGDGNGRTGRILMVLYLVQEGLLSFPMLYISGYINKHRSEYYRLLNEVTSKGKWTEFVEYMLKGFYLQAKETKEVLLKIIALHQAMKEGIKQKCPAIYSSDLVEQLFAMPIITPVRLGTLLGIHYTTATRHLKQLEQKGFLVNQQVGKYQLYINKSLVELLRS; translated from the coding sequence ATGTCATTCGATGCAACATACCCATTTCCTTTACCGGAGCTTCCCCCAAAGTTAGATTCCGGTCAGAAAACCCTTGTAAAATGGCTTTTAAAGGCGCGTACCGAGCTTGGAGAGCTCAAGGGCTATTCTCACGCCCTTCCTAATCCCGGATTGCTTTTAAGCCCCTCCATCCTCCGGGAATCTGTTGCCAGTTCCGGAATAGAAAACATTAATACCACGGTCGAAAAGGTCTTAGAGCAACAATTGTTTCCGGAATCGGAACAGCGAATCGAAAACAAGGAGGTTTTACGTTACCGGGATGCGGTCTTGTACGGTTTTACCGGAATGAGGAAACTTCCAATCGGTAACCGTCTTATTTTAGGTATCCACAAAGAGCTCCTGGCAGAAAATAGCCACGGATACAGAAAAACACAGAACCGGATTGAGAATTCATCAACCGGGAAAGTGCTTTATACACCACCTTCATCAGGAGAAATAAGCAAGCTGATTGCGAACTGGGAAAGTTACATTCACAATCAGTCAGATGAAACAGACCCGCTCATTAAGTGCGCCATTTCTCATTATCAGTTCGAAGCAATTCACCCCTTCGGAGATGGTAACGGCAGGACAGGTAGAATACTCATGGTATTATATCTTGTGCAGGAAGGCTTACTAAGTTTTCCAATGTTGTACATCAGCGGCTATATCAACAAACACCGTTCGGAGTATTATCGCTTGTTGAATGAAGTGACTTCAAAAGGGAAGTGGACGGAATTTGTAGAATACATGCTCAAAGGCTTTTACCTTCAGGCAAAGGAGACAAAGGAAGTCCTGTTAAAAATAATCGCATTGCACCAGGCAATGAAAGAAGGAATCAAACAAAAATGTCCGGCAATTTATTCCTCCGATTTGGTTGAACAGTTGTTTGCAATGCCAATCATCACCCCTGTCCGGCTCGGCACTTTGTTAGGCATCCACTATACAACAGCCACCCGTCATTTAAAACAACTTGAACAAAAAGGGTTCCTGGTTAATCAGCAAGTGGGTAAGTACCAGTTATACATCAACAAGTCGTTGGTAGAACTTTTAAGAAGCTAA
- a CDS encoding DUF4236 domain-containing protein: MGFRYQRRINLGSGWGFNLSKSGISSSYRGRWGSVGRRGISLRTGIPGLTYLFSSRKQKSEGFIVDAVIWFFHLLLLVVFLSFMQPSS; this comes from the coding sequence ATGGGATTCAGATACCAGAGAAGAATTAACTTAGGCAGCGGATGGGGTTTTAATCTCAGTAAGTCTGGTATATCCAGCAGTTATCGAGGTAGATGGGGTAGTGTGGGACGAAGGGGAATTTCATTGCGGACAGGAATTCCCGGATTAACGTATTTGTTTTCTAGTCGTAAACAAAAATCAGAAGGATTCATCGTTGATGCTGTAATTTGGTTTTTTCATTTGTTGTTGTTAGTGGTATTTTTATCATTCATGCAGCCTTCTTCATAG